Part of the Saccharicrinis carchari genome is shown below.
CGCCACCCACGAAGGACGCAAAACATTTGTGGATCTCGTAAAACGCATTGCCCAACACATCAACATCCCCTTTACCGTTGGTGGGGGTATCAGCGAAATAAAAGATGCCGAAGCGCTCCTGAACGCCGGAGCGGATAAAATTAGCATCAATTCCTCTGCCGTTAAAAATCCACAGCTTATCAACGATATGGCACTTAATTTTGGAAGCCAGTTTGTAGTGGTGGCTATCGATGCCAAACATTTCGACGGCGACGAATGGATAGTGACCGTAAACGGAGGTCGCATCCCTACCGAAAAACGACTGTTCCCCTGGGCTAAAGAAGCGGAGGAAAGAGGTGCCGGCGAAATACTCTTTACTTCCATGGATCACGACGGGGTGAAGCAAGGTTTTGCTAATGAAGCCTTGGCCAGGATGTCGGAAGATTTATCCATACCCATTATCGCCAGTGGCGGAGCGGGCAGCATGGAGCACTTTAAAGACGTTTTTACCCTGGGAAAAGCCGATGCCGGACTGGCAGCCAGCATTTTCCACTACAAAGAAATCGCCATCCCCGATTTAAAACGCTATTTGATGGCCGAGGGAATAAACGTAAGATTGTAAAAGAAAAATTCAAACCATAATAACACCCTGTGCCGCAGTGCCTCCGTGTTTATCATCATGATACTATAAGCCATGAAAATAGATTTTGAAAAATTAGGGAATGGTCTGGTTCCGGCCATCATTCAGGATGCGAATACCAATAAAGTATTGATGCTCGGTTTTATGAATCAGGAAGCCTTTGATAAAACACGGGCAGAAGGTAAGGTCACTTTTTATAGCCGCACCAAGCAGCGCCTATGGACCAAAGGCGAAGAGTCGGGTAATTTTTTAAATGTGGTTTCTGCAAGCATCGATTGTGATAAGGATACCCTGTTGATTAAAGCCAATCCGGTGGGGCCTGTTTGCCATACCGGTGCCGATACTTGTTTCAATGAAAGCAACGAGGCCGATATCACATTTCTTACGCACCTCCAGGATTTTATAGATCAACGCAAACAAGAGATGCCCGAAGGCTCCTACACTACTTCTCTTTTTAACAAGGGAACGCGTACCATTACTCAAAAAGTTGGTGAAGAAGCCATTGAAACGGTGATTGGGGCCATGGCCAACGATGATGAAAACTTTCTGTACGAAGGAGCCGATCTCCTGTACCACCTTATCGTATTGTTGACCCACAAAGGATACCGCATCGAGGATTTGGCAAGGGAATTAAAGAGGAGGCATAAGTAGGAGTAGTATGAAGATGGGTATGTACTTGTACCGCCGGTCGCAATACACATTTTTTTGCCCAGCTAACCTATCTC
Proteins encoded:
- the hisF gene encoding imidazole glycerol phosphate synthase subunit HisF, which translates into the protein MLAKRIIPCLDIKNGMTVKGIKFVGIKEVGDPVELGALYAQQGADELVFLDITATHEGRKTFVDLVKRIAQHINIPFTVGGGISEIKDAEALLNAGADKISINSSAVKNPQLINDMALNFGSQFVVVAIDAKHFDGDEWIVTVNGGRIPTEKRLFPWAKEAEERGAGEILFTSMDHDGVKQGFANEALARMSEDLSIPIIASGGAGSMEHFKDVFTLGKADAGLAASIFHYKEIAIPDLKRYLMAEGINVRL
- the hisIE gene encoding bifunctional phosphoribosyl-AMP cyclohydrolase/phosphoribosyl-ATP diphosphatase HisIE translates to MKIDFEKLGNGLVPAIIQDANTNKVLMLGFMNQEAFDKTRAEGKVTFYSRTKQRLWTKGEESGNFLNVVSASIDCDKDTLLIKANPVGPVCHTGADTCFNESNEADITFLTHLQDFIDQRKQEMPEGSYTTSLFNKGTRTITQKVGEEAIETVIGAMANDDENFLYEGADLLYHLIVLLTHKGYRIEDLARELKRRHK